A region of the Vigna unguiculata cultivar IT97K-499-35 chromosome 9, ASM411807v1, whole genome shotgun sequence genome:
TAATTCAACCACAATTATTCTTTCAAATCCAGTAAACGTTctcaaatatatgaaatttgtgtGGTGTCTACAAAATGTGAGGTATTCTGCATATAATATTACTCTTTACAAGACCCATGTATCAAAAGATTATTGGAATTCTAAATTTATGAAATGATTATTCCCCaacaaatgaaattttataataagaGATAGAAATAGTTTCATTTAAAAGGTAGTTTATGTGCCACCCCAACTAACACAGTCTAGCTCCATCACTGTATTCAGGTATATGCTCTAGATATTGATCAACTCTGATTCAGATGGGCTTCCATGAAATTATAACCTATTTCACatttcttaagaaaaaataataaaaggaggTAAACTTGAAGGAGATCAAAGAACCCTCCTGGAATAAAATGTAATGCAAATGTACTCAATAAAGAAAGAACATATGCAGATCGGCAAATCAAAGCTCTCAATCCCTCTGTAAGTCATATAAAGAAATCAACATGACCAGTTTCACTAATCCAACATTATCACTTGTGTATTCTAAAACAAACACAGGTAAACTTGATCAAATTACGTAATATGGTATTCCTTTGGAACAATTAAATACTAGAATAATTCAGGACCTCATCAATAGTCTGAGTTTTATGGCTACGATGCAGGAATTCATTGGTGAATATATGGGTAAAAGTTGACCCCTGGGAAACTGCAATGCATAGAGCAAATTAAACATCAGACAATTAGACAAAAATGGAATTCCTAAAACAGAATATTGTCAAGCttagatttcatttaaaaaataaaaaactcatgACACACCAAACGGAGGCCGATAATCTAATTCCTTAAAATTTTTGGAGCCTTCATATGCATCTTCGTCACCCGAGGCATCTGATAATCCCAACTCTGCATTAATCTCTGCATTTGACTTTTCTTGAGGAACAGCACAGTCAGCAAAAGCACTATCACCGCTGTCCTTACATGTCCTTCAAAAGAAGATCACCCATGAAAATATACAAGTTATTTGAACTgggaaaaatatgtttaagaCATTTTCTTTACACGCCTCCATATGCAAAGACATAAGACAACCAGAACAATTAACTACAACTATAAATCATGACTAATTAACGAAAATTATGCAAAAAACCAAATAATCACTGGTGCACATGgtcaattaattaaaagtgaagACTATTgtgaaaaaatttattacaaacaAATACGTGATTATATCATATTCTGCCTCTTCAGCTTCTAAGCATGTATTACAGAAAAATAACAATAGAATGAAACAAGTCATACCAGGTACGGTTAGTTTCATCAATTAGGTCTGCAAGCATAGCTGGAATTCGCCTCCATTTGTAACAATCATCGCATCGCACCCACGCATTACGGGGAGACGGAAGTTGACCACCCAGTCCAACACCAGACGGCATGTCCAAACTAGATATGTTGTTGACTGATACTTTGTTGTCCTCGGCGTTAATTTTTCCAACAGCATCCACCAGCTTATGATTTCCAATACTTGCTTCTaagagacaaaaattaaacatatcCTTGTCATACTATATAACTatcacaaaaaatatcaaaaaataataaaataaaatttggataATCATGAAGGACCCAACGTCAGTCTCATATTAACCcaaaatgcaacaaaaaatGCCACACATGATGCTGTCAATTTGGCACATAAAACTACCTGCATGTGGGCGATCTTCCATTTCACATGTAATTTTAAGAGAGGCACCTTTTCTCTTGTCTTCAGACTTAATACTTGGCTTTTTCTGTTTCTCCTTTCGTGTACATGTAGTCTTTTTCCTGTCAGCCGAGTCAGAAGCTTTAAATTTGGTCCTGCTAACTTTACTGGGTCTAAGACTTTTAGGTAGTTTACGACCCAAAGGCCTAGCAGAAGATGGCATATTCTCAGAAACCTGAGATTCTAAAAATCCACTGTCAACTGATGGTTTGCAACTTGTATTAATGTCCATGTCATTTTTAACTGTCAAAGCCTCAGCAGAGCGTCCAAGTCCAGTCTCTCCAGAAAGGGACAAAGATTCCGGGCACAATTCTTTACTGCTCACAGATTTGCTTATCTGAGTGAGAGTAGACAATTCCAAAGAGCTAACTGCATCCCTACAATTTTTCTTACCCCTGCGGTTCTTTGACTGCTTCCCTCTACGGTTCCTAGGCGGACCTTGAGATTCATCTTCAGTGATACAAACACCTGAACAGATAAGTTTGTCTTTCTTCTTCCCTCTTTTACTGACAGTGGCATCCACTTTAGAATTTAACTCTTTAGAAGAACCTAAAACAGCATCATGTAAATCTTCTTCATGTCTCTCTCCAACCTGGACTTCGGGGATTGAATTGATAACTTCAGAATCAGGTGAAGTTCCAGGATCCATACCCTTGTTGTTGATAGGTTCAATCAATGCTTCAACCACCTTCTCTGGAAGAGCTGCAAGACAAGGTTCCTCTACATCTCCATCTGCCTTCTCGGTTATTTCAGTATGTCCTTCTACGAGGCTATTAGCCACTTGTCCATTTCGAACAAGATCATCCTTATCCGCGTTATTGTTGAAAGATTCTGTATTGCCCAATGTCACCACTTTCAACATTTTATCTTCGAGATTGCTGGCTATTTTCTGAGAAGCTGAACCAGACTCCAAGTAGGAAGCAGAAGCCAAGCCATCAACAGACTCAGGAGTCCAGACATTTGAGCAACTTAAATCAGGTTCTTTACCAAATTTGATCTTTAGACGAACACGGGTGGTTGAAACAGGACAGTTCTGTACTGAACTCAATGAGCCAGTACTTGCATTATTCTTAACTGCTTTCCCACTTTGACGCTTGCTTCTAGCCTTCCCCAATTCTTGACACACAGCTTCAGCAACTGCGTGCTCATTATCTTGCTCAAAAAATGTTCAATATTCCCAATCAATCCCCAGATAGAAGAACGAGCTGGTTTGGAGATAcaacttcttttctttctaGCAGCCTCTGAATATAACTTCATATAATCCCCATTTGGACATGTCACCTTGGTTTTGTTCTTACCTCTTCTTGAAGCCTTTTTGGTTTGTGTCTTGCGGCCTACTTTACTTCTTCGACTATTCCTTTGAGAAAGTAATGGAATGCTTTCAGTGATACAATCAACATTAACTGCTTCTTTTCCATCATTAACCATCTGCCCTGCATCGTCCACAGTATTATTGGTAGCAGTAGGAGTAGAAACATCATCACCCTTACGATGGTGATCAGAAACATCCTTTGAAGAGCAGTTGGCAATTGAAGCAACCGAGGGCAGGCCTGACTCTGGAGAAAATGGCTTTCTAAAGGTGGAGTTGCTAGCTTCCTCTGAGGAACAATCCTTCAATTTGCAGAAAGCATCTTCTACTTGTAGTACATCATTCTTTATTTCACACCCTGGATCCAACAAGGCAGGCTCACAAGGAGAATATACAGATGAGCTCTCAACAGTCCCATGGCAACCTGGAGAGgataatatttttacacatgAATTAATGACAAtgactttttcatcaacaaaagCTTTAACCTTTTCTTCACAAGTACTATTCTGGACCTCACCATCTTTCGGATCACTTGTGCTCTCTACTTCGGTATCTGCACATAATGCACCAGATGGCACTTTCATATCCGCAGTAGGAGATATCTGCCTGCACGCATCTGCTTCTGTCCCAATTGGATTATCACATTTTTCCACAACATTCAACAAGGGGTCTGCGTTTCTCATAATTTCCTGCTGCTCATTTTGCTGGTTGCAATCAACTAACAAGTCAGCCACAGATTCTAATTCCAAAGACATTTCAGAGTCCCTGAAATCAAGAACATGATTGAAAACATCACCAAAAAGACCTGTGTCCTCGTTTTTGCCTCCTTCGACGACGGACTCATCTCCTGCTGCAGGTGACATGTGGCTATTATCATCCTTCGGCCCCTCCTGCTGAGCACAAAGCCTCGGTGAATCACCAGTAGTCAAGGGCCGCGACCGCAAATCAATGTTTTCCTCACCCGGAAAATTCCCCTCAGAGCCACTGCTTGCACAGGGAACTTCAATGCCCCCATAAGAAACCCCCAAACAATTCAGACAATCATCTTCAATGGGTTTCTCCAGTGACAACAAATCAGCATTTTCACATTCACTTGCCAAACCCAGAGCATCACAAGACCCCTCATCTAGACACCTAGCAGAACCCACAAGGTCCTCTCCCACATAACCATCGGCCACAGTGGAGAGGTCAGCATTAGAGTCCACAACATTGCAGGCCACTTCCGAACAAGACTCCTGCACAGAAACAGCCTGCTCCGCAACCTCTGAGCACAAATGCTGCTCAATAACAGACCCTCCAGAGGGATCATTAACGGTAGCAGATCTCCCACACGCCCCCATCTCAATCATTCAAGAATCATAAATGACACCGCACCACCACTAACCCGTCACACTCTGATTAACTTCAAAAATCCGATAAACGTACAAAGATAAAAGAATCGCAACAATGCACCAACCAATACCTCACAACACACCCCCTACGAAACGGTACCTCGAATTAAAGCAGAGTGGCGAACACTGCCTCCACGGGAAAACCACAGCCCGGAAAGAAAACCCTAGAAAGCGGCATTATCCTGAGACGCTCTGCACGGAAAGAGAGGGGAAATTTTGATAAAGAAAACCCTACTTACAGAAAATGCAGACGCTGACACGCGTTCCTAGGTGCAGATACGTTAAccgaataataataataataataatatatatagcaaaaattgaaaacagaaaataaaaaacagaagaaTAAAATTGAGATACGAAGTAGATTAGAGATAATACCTGCT
Encoded here:
- the LOC114163848 gene encoding LOW QUALITY PROTEIN: histone-lysine N-methyltransferase ASHH2 (The sequence of the model RefSeq protein was modified relative to this genomic sequence to represent the inferred CDS: deleted 2 bases in 1 codon) — protein: MGACGRSATVNDPSGGSVIEQHLCSEVAEQAVSVQESCSEVACNVVDSNADLSTVADGYVGEDLVGSARCLDEGSCDALGLASECENADLLSLEKPIEDDCLNCLGVSYGGIEVPCASSGSEGNFPGEENIDLRSRPLTTGDSPRLCAQQEGPKDDNSHMSPAAGDESVVEGGKNEDTGLFGDVFNHVLDFRDSEMSLELESVADLLVDCNQQNEQQEIMRNADPLLNVVEKCDNPIGTEADACRQISPTADMKVPSGALCADTEVESTSDPKDGEVQNSTCEEKVKAFVDEKVIVINSCVKILSSPGCHGTVESSSVYSPCEPALLDPGCEIKNDVLQVEDAFCKLKDCSSEEASNSTFRKPFSPESGLPSVASIANCSSKDVSDHHRKGDDVSTPTATNNTVDDAGQMVNDGKEAVNVDCITESIPLLSQRNSRRSKVGRKTQTKKASRRGKNKTKVTCPNGDYMKLYSEAARKKRSCISKPARSSIWGLIGNIEHFLSKIMSTQLLKLCVKNWGRLEASVKVGKQLRIMQVLAHSSVQNCPVSTTRVRLKIKFGKEPDLSCSNVWTPESVDGLASASYLESGSASQKIASNLEDKMLKVVTLGNTESFNNNADKDDLVRNGQVANSLVEGHTEITEKADGDVEEPCLAALPEKVVEALIEPINNKGMDPGTSPDSEVINSIPEVQVGERHEEDLHDAVLGSSKELNSKVDATVSKRGKKKDKLICSGVCITEDESQGPPRNRRGKQSKNRRGKKNCRDAVSSLELSTLTQISKSVSSKELCPESLSLSGETGLGRSAEALTVKNDMDINTSCKPSVDSGFLESQVSENMPSSARPLGRKLPKSLRPSKVSRTKFKASDSADRKKTTCTRKEKQKKPSIKSEDKRKGASLKITCEMEDRPHAEASIGNHKLVDAVGKINAEDNKVSVNNISSLDMPSGVGLGGQLPSPRNAWVRCDDCYKWRRIPAMLADLIDETNRTWTCKDSGDSAFADCAVPQEKSNAEINAELGLSDASGDEDAYEGSKNFKELDYRPPFVSQGSTFTHIFTNEFLHRSHKTQTIDEIMVCHCKATQEGKLGCGDECLNRMLNIECVQGTCPCGDRCSNQQFQKRKYASLRWFKCGKKGYGLKALGNVAKGQFLIEYVGEVLDMQTYEARQREYALKGHRHFYFMTLNGSEVIDASAKGNLGRFINHSCDPNCRTEKWMVNGEICIGLFALRDIKQDEELTFDYNYVRVFGAAAKKCYCGSPSCRGYIGGGDPLNAELIVQSDSEEEFPEPVMLTKNGEIEEAPKYFNNDDTESARNMLKGRDALEKSTSAIDSVGSPEKESSMNPASAVSLLHSSAEMEDSKGKLPSAVRVEEISQQMEDVTSKPMPAVQGYEKEKESEFADKTSSTQRLETTSPLTAASKILSNSTGSNRESKSEIIEGKKNPKLNGSVKKGKVHTNPPNSLKAEVTANRLQLSSVKPKRVEGSSNGRFEAVQEKLNELLDGDGGISKRKDATKGYLKLLFLTVASGDRSNGEAIQSNRDLSMILDALLKTKSRAVLNDIINKNGLQMLHNIMKQYRQDFKKIPILRKLLKVLEYLAASKILTPEQINGGPPCHGMESFRESMLSLTEHDDKQVHQIARSFRDRWFPRPNRKHGYLDRDDNRMESHRTFNGNRFSASHCHRHEQDLRAAESMDCSQQSMHVTTPVDADTQESCPAHSVDGVEIKGPKKRKRKSRWDQPADSNSLCDAVMSSIGESQNIHEDVPPGFSCPIGPLNASSLNSGNVVLQNASRSGCPSDLVVGHSKRKFNSHLPVAYGMPWSVAQQYGTPHTEFPERWVTAPGIPFVPFPPLPPYPRDNKDSQPSNNNNSAMIIDQPCEAMTRDHSAEVKEGDNSSMVTCCADDMIPSTTSANPQESNLLFEENEAKRMKGDSHDLVTKYYRQQKWNNSKIHRPWFRRNAWKCNENNSNGDMCSIDVDVPKESEDNCDAEDAICREEKGGNNIY